One Prosthecobacter vanneervenii genomic window carries:
- the zwf gene encoding glucose-6-phosphate dehydrogenase gives MSELENPFQETLLSRHRAEPCTVVIFGATGDLTHRKLIPAFYNIAAEGDLPPQFKVVGFARRDKTDEVFRAELETGNRQNSRQGHNDELWKSFSQSIHYHRSEFEDLEGYKALGRLLDQFDAERGAPANRLFYLAAAPEAFKPILEMIRAAGLNEGKGGKWARVVCEKPFGKDLASAQSLNSVVAATFAEKDTYRIDHYLGKETAQNIMVLRFANSIFEPNWNSRYIDHVQITCAENLGMEGGRGGYYDTAGALRDMVQNHLFQLLTLVAMEPPTDLSADSVRDEKVKVIRALRPLVGPEAVGKNVVRAQYTAGSVNGVARVGYRQEDRVNPESQTEPYVALRLMIDTWRWQGVPFYIRVGKQLPKKATEISVHFKRPPQVPFATAGMLKNSENTLVIRIQPDEGIALRILCKQPGQAMRMQQVKMDFRYSSSFGKASPEAYERLLLDAVAGDATLFARRDEVENAWKFIDEIEKAWHKSDTPPTMHEYPAGSWGPKAADDLLRADGREWRLL, from the coding sequence ATGTCCGAACTGGAAAACCCCTTTCAAGAGACCCTGCTCTCACGTCACCGTGCGGAACCCTGCACCGTGGTCATCTTTGGTGCCACCGGAGACCTCACGCACCGCAAGCTGATCCCCGCCTTCTATAACATCGCCGCCGAGGGCGACCTGCCGCCGCAGTTCAAGGTGGTGGGCTTTGCGCGCCGCGACAAGACGGATGAGGTCTTCCGCGCTGAGCTGGAGACGGGCAACCGCCAGAACAGCCGCCAGGGCCATAATGATGAGCTGTGGAAAAGTTTCTCCCAGAGCATCCACTACCACCGCAGCGAGTTTGAGGACCTGGAAGGCTACAAGGCCCTGGGCCGTCTGCTGGACCAGTTTGATGCGGAGCGCGGAGCACCTGCCAACCGCCTCTTCTACCTCGCGGCAGCGCCGGAGGCCTTCAAGCCCATCCTGGAGATGATCCGTGCGGCTGGACTCAATGAAGGGAAAGGCGGCAAGTGGGCCCGTGTGGTGTGCGAGAAGCCCTTTGGCAAAGACCTGGCCTCCGCGCAGAGCCTGAACTCCGTGGTGGCCGCCACCTTTGCGGAAAAGGACACCTACCGCATCGACCATTATCTGGGCAAGGAAACCGCGCAGAACATCATGGTGCTGCGCTTTGCCAACTCCATCTTTGAGCCCAACTGGAACAGCCGCTACATCGACCACGTGCAGATCACCTGCGCCGAAAACCTCGGCATGGAAGGCGGACGCGGCGGCTACTACGACACCGCCGGTGCGCTGCGCGACATGGTGCAGAATCACCTCTTCCAGCTCCTCACGCTGGTGGCCATGGAGCCGCCCACCGACCTGAGCGCCGACAGCGTGCGCGATGAGAAGGTGAAGGTGATCCGCGCCCTGCGCCCGCTGGTGGGCCCCGAAGCCGTGGGCAAGAACGTGGTGCGTGCGCAATACACCGCCGGAAGCGTGAATGGCGTGGCACGTGTGGGCTACCGCCAGGAAGATCGTGTGAATCCGGAATCGCAGACCGAGCCGTACGTGGCGCTGCGTCTGATGATCGACACCTGGCGCTGGCAGGGCGTGCCTTTTTACATCCGTGTGGGCAAGCAGCTGCCCAAGAAGGCCACGGAGATCAGTGTGCATTTCAAGAGGCCGCCGCAGGTGCCCTTTGCCACCGCAGGCATGCTCAAGAACAGCGAAAACACGCTCGTCATCCGCATTCAGCCGGATGAAGGAATCGCACTGCGAATCCTGTGCAAGCAGCCGGGGCAGGCCATGAGGATGCAGCAGGTGAAGATGGACTTCCGCTACTCCTCCAGCTTTGGCAAAGCCAGCCCCGAGGCCTACGAGCGCCTGCTGCTGGACGCCGTGGCCGGAGACGCCACGCTCTTTGCCCGCCGCGACGAGGTGGAGAACGCATGGAAGTTCATCGACGAAATCGAGAAAGCCTGGCACAAGTCCGACACACCGCCGACGATGCACGAATACCCCGCCGGAAGCTGGGGGCCGAAGGCTGCAGATGATCTGCTGCGCGCCGACGGCCGTGAGTGGCGGCTGCTCTAA
- a CDS encoding glucose-6-phosphate dehydrogenase assembly protein OpcA, producing MPPVTLNDIELDRLGLETPISRIDRALKQLWEGDEAKTRASITNLAIYTEDSCQLMADNELLDHVAAQHACRALLILALPESQPPRARAWIQALCRPYQGKQVVCSEQISFVLEGGDATQVQNIVFANLDSDLPLVVWWQADLAKNFEEHFYSRIDTLIIDSSRWEDPARQFDVLLAALNSETGGFDVRDLAWTRSHFMRTALATCFQDATACHNLSKLQTIRITHRKGQRTAALLLAVWINQRLKGELKLELIEKETGPALQGLVLEGPGVRGEVRRECESCFVKVSSTCGEQTREELLPADVDTDAELVTELLSRFHGSTLYSSMLPYVRSMLK from the coding sequence ATGCCTCCTGTGACTCTCAACGACATCGAACTCGACCGCCTTGGGCTTGAGACGCCCATCTCGCGCATTGATCGTGCGCTCAAGCAGCTCTGGGAGGGGGATGAAGCCAAGACGCGTGCGTCCATCACCAATCTGGCCATCTACACCGAGGACAGCTGCCAGCTGATGGCGGACAATGAGCTGCTGGACCATGTGGCTGCGCAGCATGCCTGCCGGGCGCTGCTCATCCTGGCGCTGCCGGAAAGCCAGCCACCGCGTGCGCGGGCGTGGATCCAGGCGCTGTGCCGCCCCTACCAAGGCAAGCAGGTGGTGTGCAGCGAGCAGATCAGCTTTGTGCTGGAGGGCGGAGACGCCACGCAGGTGCAGAACATCGTCTTTGCCAATCTGGACTCGGACCTGCCGCTCGTCGTCTGGTGGCAGGCGGACCTGGCCAAGAATTTTGAGGAGCACTTCTACAGCCGCATCGACACGCTGATCATCGACAGCTCCCGCTGGGAGGATCCTGCACGGCAGTTTGATGTGCTGCTGGCAGCGCTGAACTCCGAGACCGGCGGTTTTGATGTGCGTGATCTGGCCTGGACGCGCTCCCACTTCATGCGCACGGCGCTGGCCACCTGCTTTCAGGATGCCACCGCCTGCCACAATCTCTCCAAGCTTCAGACCATCCGCATCACGCATCGCAAAGGCCAGCGCACTGCGGCGCTGCTGCTGGCGGTGTGGATCAATCAGCGGCTGAAAGGCGAGCTGAAGCTGGAACTGATCGAGAAAGAAACCGGCCCTGCGCTGCAAGGACTGGTGCTGGAAGGCCCGGGCGTGCGCGGCGAAGTGCGGCGTGAGTGCGAGTCGTGTTTTGTGAAAGTGAGCTCCACCTGCGGCGAGCAGACGCGTGAAGAACTGCTGCCCGCCGATGTGGACACCGATGCCGAACTGGTGACGGAGCTGCTTTCCCGCTTCCATGGCAGCACGCTGTACTCCTCCATGCTGCCCTATGTGCGCAGCATGCTGAAATAA
- a CDS encoding UbiA family prenyltransferase gives MRPWLHLARISNLPTVWTNVTAAWLLAGGPLTDVRLVWLLIAGSLLYTGGMILNDAADAKFDAEHRKERPIPSGQVGLRTAWVVGGVMLFMGSVSAVGYGANPQLTALMMGAIVFYDLYHKRWAGSVIIMGACRLLLYMVAASAVAPFTVASQKGALSFFGAEWRYETGFLPAGPMLVLPFALALGCYIVGITVAARLEHKNEQMPVPASLLAFALLYTPAIVCAMRFSSAGGSPLQIVVLGVFAMLVAYATQTLRKGGPAIGQAVGWLLAGIAVVDALAVASVAPGLALGFVVLTPLLRLWQRWVAAT, from the coding sequence ATGCGCCCCTGGCTTCATCTTGCCCGTATTTCCAATCTGCCCACTGTCTGGACCAATGTCACTGCAGCGTGGCTGCTGGCGGGAGGGCCGCTGACGGATGTGCGTCTGGTGTGGCTGCTCATCGCGGGCTCGCTGCTCTACACGGGGGGCATGATCCTGAATGATGCGGCGGATGCGAAGTTTGATGCGGAGCACCGCAAAGAGCGTCCGATTCCCAGCGGGCAGGTGGGGCTGCGCACAGCATGGGTGGTGGGCGGCGTGATGCTTTTCATGGGCTCGGTGAGCGCGGTGGGGTATGGAGCCAACCCGCAGCTCACTGCCCTGATGATGGGGGCCATTGTGTTTTATGATCTCTACCACAAACGATGGGCGGGCTCGGTCATCATCATGGGGGCCTGCAGGCTGCTGCTTTACATGGTGGCGGCATCGGCGGTGGCACCTTTTACCGTGGCCAGTCAAAAGGGGGCTCTGTCATTCTTCGGTGCCGAGTGGCGCTATGAGACGGGCTTTCTCCCGGCAGGGCCCATGCTGGTGCTGCCTTTTGCGCTGGCGCTGGGTTGCTACATTGTGGGCATCACGGTGGCGGCGCGGCTGGAGCACAAGAATGAGCAGATGCCGGTGCCAGCCTCGCTGCTGGCTTTTGCGCTGCTTTACACACCGGCTATCGTCTGTGCCATGCGCTTTTCCTCCGCAGGCGGCAGCCCGCTGCAGATCGTGGTGCTTGGGGTGTTTGCCATGCTGGTGGCCTATGCCACGCAGACGCTGCGCAAGGGAGGGCCCGCCATCGGGCAGGCGGTGGGCTGGCTGCTGGCAGGCATCGCCGTGGTGGATGCCCTGGCCGTGGCCTCGGTGGCTCCGGGATTGGCGCTGGGCTTTGTGGTGCTGACTCCCCTGCTGCGCCTGTGGCAGCGTTGGGTGGCGGCGACTTGA
- a CDS encoding tetratricopeptide repeat protein, translating into MSDHPVSLSKKAWPYVATLSSASVMLLAFFIPSIQDQYDRYQSRKVIGKYVALGDELMDEERYDMAEKAYEKAFELSLQSRLEIEMKRLKARVHRMSLLVEWGAKPPEDLEEVDFQLLLHLQKGPEAAKERSFTLNSYASYLAGSKKYPEAEAALTEALRIDPASAMFHLNLGNLQDQRGKKDEAMKSYLKARELDPKSLNVHYNLGLLYVEMGKNTEAKQEFEAALKISPDDADTQKQLKQLNRKTNEAPPP; encoded by the coding sequence ATGTCAGACCACCCTGTTTCTCTGAGCAAAAAAGCCTGGCCCTATGTCGCCACGCTCAGCAGCGCCTCAGTCATGCTCCTGGCGTTTTTCATCCCATCCATCCAGGACCAGTATGACCGCTACCAGTCGCGCAAGGTCATCGGCAAATACGTGGCGCTCGGAGACGAGCTCATGGACGAGGAGCGCTACGACATGGCCGAAAAGGCGTATGAAAAAGCATTCGAGCTCTCCCTGCAAAGCCGTCTGGAGATCGAGATGAAACGCCTCAAGGCCCGTGTGCACCGCATGAGCCTGCTGGTGGAGTGGGGTGCCAAGCCCCCCGAAGACCTGGAAGAGGTGGATTTCCAGCTCCTGCTCCACCTGCAAAAAGGCCCCGAAGCTGCCAAAGAACGCAGCTTCACGCTCAACAGCTACGCCTCCTATTTGGCAGGCTCCAAGAAATACCCGGAGGCCGAAGCCGCACTCACTGAGGCCCTGCGCATTGATCCCGCCAGCGCCATGTTTCATCTCAACCTCGGCAACCTGCAGGATCAGCGTGGCAAAAAAGACGAGGCGATGAAGTCCTACCTCAAGGCACGGGAACTCGATCCCAAAAGCCTGAACGTCCACTACAACCTCGGCCTGCTCTACGTCGAGATGGGAAAGAACACGGAAGCGAAGCAGGAGTTTGAAGCCGCCCTGAAAATCTCCCCCGACGACGCCGACACCCAGAAACAGCTCAAGCAGCTGAACAGAAAGACGAACGAAGCGCCGCCGCCGTGA
- a CDS encoding ABC transporter ATP-binding protein has translation MKKEVLQHLYKLVEPHRGRFLLVAFITLLSTGAGLIEPLIYREAINDIAGLFVKHANDKARAAAGEELETSDNPVEDFLRQKIHSAQHPSTHHLPAPTKKTHEKKPHTQEHVAERTPGEAIYTLLYAVLLMLGVNVISYILWLYAENKKAQLDCDIEQEFIQGAFAHVLKLPLGFFGKRAPAAIAKQIDQSEEVSAIVGAFSQEILPEFISLFGIMAIMFYQNTTLALISISLIPIYLIIAWRSSQKLETGLNTYYERWEDVSARINTALEGIKTVKLSGAETREVQEYRRISSGAYDNYVERSKLANKFAFWEGVLSHLATAMVLGCGGYLALVHKLTPGDVVMFVAYLDRLYSPIDELCSLWVNMQQHIASISRAFRLLENKSGEKPGQPLQISQGRVEFKDVCFSYVEDHQVLKSVSMTFAPGTITAIVGGSGTGKTTAVDLLLKLYAPQQGEILIDGQPLSALDSSSVRGHIGMVAADGAIFRGTLAYNLRYKRPDATDAEVMKVVEQAGLKNLVDRLPEGLQTQIGQNGMGLSVGERQRVQIARVLLSRPKILVLDEATANLDYNTEAEIRHAIHQMRSTCTIIIIAHRFSMVHNADHVYVLGGGGILEQGTPEELIAAEGWFAAFAHAVEEDVEEEEAEDAEESEEEADEEESEEEEAEEDVEEEAEEEDSKD, from the coding sequence ATGAAGAAAGAGGTCTTGCAGCACCTTTACAAGCTGGTGGAGCCGCATCGTGGCCGCTTCCTGCTGGTGGCTTTCATCACCCTTCTCAGCACCGGCGCGGGACTCATCGAGCCGCTGATCTACCGCGAGGCCATCAACGACATCGCCGGCCTCTTCGTCAAACACGCCAACGACAAGGCCAGGGCCGCTGCTGGAGAGGAGCTGGAGACCAGCGACAATCCGGTGGAGGATTTTCTGCGCCAGAAGATCCACTCCGCGCAGCACCCCAGCACCCACCACCTGCCCGCGCCCACCAAGAAGACGCACGAGAAGAAGCCCCACACCCAGGAGCACGTGGCCGAGCGCACACCGGGAGAGGCCATCTACACCCTGCTCTACGCCGTGCTGCTCATGCTCGGCGTCAATGTCATCAGCTACATCCTCTGGCTCTATGCGGAGAACAAGAAGGCGCAGCTCGACTGCGACATCGAGCAGGAGTTCATCCAAGGGGCCTTTGCCCATGTGCTGAAGCTGCCGCTGGGCTTTTTTGGCAAACGCGCCCCGGCGGCCATCGCCAAGCAGATCGATCAAAGCGAGGAGGTCAGCGCCATCGTTGGTGCCTTCTCCCAGGAGATCCTGCCGGAGTTCATCAGCCTCTTTGGCATCATGGCCATCATGTTCTACCAGAACACCACGCTGGCGCTGATCTCCATCTCCCTCATTCCCATCTATCTCATCATCGCGTGGCGCTCTTCACAAAAACTGGAGACCGGACTCAACACCTACTACGAGCGCTGGGAGGATGTCAGCGCCCGCATCAACACCGCCCTCGAAGGCATCAAAACTGTGAAGCTCAGCGGCGCTGAAACGCGGGAGGTGCAGGAGTACCGCCGCATCTCCAGCGGCGCGTATGACAACTACGTGGAGCGCAGCAAGCTCGCCAACAAGTTCGCCTTCTGGGAGGGCGTGCTCAGCCACCTGGCCACCGCCATGGTGCTGGGCTGCGGCGGCTACCTCGCGCTGGTGCACAAGCTGACGCCTGGAGACGTGGTCATGTTTGTCGCGTATCTGGACCGTCTTTACTCACCCATCGACGAACTATGCAGCCTGTGGGTCAACATGCAGCAGCACATCGCCTCCATCTCCCGCGCCTTCCGCCTGCTGGAAAACAAAAGTGGAGAGAAGCCCGGCCAGCCGCTGCAGATCAGCCAGGGTCGCGTGGAGTTTAAGGACGTGTGCTTCTCCTATGTGGAAGACCATCAGGTGCTCAAGTCCGTCTCCATGACCTTTGCGCCCGGCACCATCACCGCCATCGTGGGCGGCAGTGGCACCGGCAAGACCACGGCGGTGGACCTCCTGCTCAAGCTCTATGCACCGCAGCAGGGAGAGATCCTCATCGACGGCCAGCCTCTCAGCGCCCTGGACTCCTCCAGCGTGCGCGGCCACATCGGCATGGTGGCGGCAGACGGCGCCATCTTCCGCGGCACTCTTGCCTACAATCTGCGCTACAAGCGGCCTGACGCCACGGATGCGGAAGTGATGAAAGTGGTGGAGCAGGCCGGGCTCAAGAACTTGGTCGACCGCCTGCCCGAAGGCCTGCAGACCCAGATCGGCCAGAACGGCATGGGCCTCAGCGTGGGCGAGCGCCAGCGCGTACAGATCGCCCGCGTGCTGCTCAGCCGCCCCAAGATCCTGGTGCTGGACGAAGCCACCGCCAATCTCGACTACAACACCGAGGCAGAGATCCGCCACGCCATCCACCAGATGCGCAGCACCTGCACCATCATCATCATCGCTCACCGGTTCAGCATGGTGCACAATGCCGACCACGTCTATGTGCTGGGCGGTGGCGGCATCCTGGAGCAGGGCACGCCTGAAGAACTCATCGCCGCCGAAGGCTGGTTCGCCGCCTTTGCCCACGCCGTGGAGGAGGATGTCGAAGAAGAGGAAGCTGAGGACGCGGAAGAAAGCGAAGAGGAAGCTGACGAGGAGGAAAGCGAGGAAGAAGAAGCCGAAGAGGACGTTGAAGAAGAAGCTGAGGAGGAAGACTCCAAAGACTGA
- a CDS encoding response regulator, with protein MSSPNRIVIVADNPESTASFRASLASQPDLSFAAAVTCASCSFAAVSQQRPALVLIDLKLQEHRLLELARDLTVLHPRLKILLVSRHGQELESDRVLRSGAHGCISTGSSVTSHLAAVRQVLRGTPFFPPQNTAHPEAAAASLCQAALALN; from the coding sequence ATGAGCTCCCCCAACCGCATCGTCATCGTGGCTGATAATCCTGAGAGCACCGCCAGCTTTCGCGCTTCGCTGGCCTCGCAGCCAGACCTCTCCTTTGCCGCAGCAGTCACCTGCGCATCATGTTCCTTTGCCGCCGTCTCCCAGCAGCGGCCCGCTCTGGTCCTCATTGATCTTAAGCTGCAGGAGCACCGCCTCCTGGAGCTGGCGCGGGATCTCACCGTGCTGCATCCCAGGCTCAAGATTCTGCTGGTCTCACGCCACGGCCAGGAGCTGGAGTCAGACCGCGTGCTGCGCTCTGGCGCTCATGGCTGCATCAGCACCGGCAGCAGTGTGACCAGCCACCTGGCAGCCGTGCGGCAGGTGCTGCGCGGCACGCCTTTCTTTCCCCCCCAAAACACGGCCCATCCAGAAGCCGCAGCCGCCAGCCTGTGCCAGGCCGCACTGGCGCTGAACTAG
- a CDS encoding response regulator has translation MNTVEAPARTCRIMLVDDHPAVINGYRFMLQAYPQYEICGTATNEADAISLVTHEKPDLIITDLNMPGRGGLELIKDLAALHPGVKIVVSSMHDEMLFAARALRAGACGYVSKDSPGNALMDAIARVIDGGVYVSDKLAAHLAASFASPRPRGSSESPLKKLSDREFQVFELFGHGKTAKEIAAQLHLSPKTVSVHRDHIKEKMGFVTSAEMIRQAVRWVETQREVIK, from the coding sequence ATGAACACCGTCGAAGCTCCCGCACGCACCTGCCGCATCATGCTGGTGGATGATCATCCCGCCGTGATCAACGGCTACCGCTTCATGCTGCAGGCCTATCCTCAGTATGAAATCTGCGGCACCGCCACCAATGAGGCGGATGCCATCAGCCTCGTGACGCACGAAAAGCCCGACCTCATCATCACCGACCTGAACATGCCCGGACGCGGCGGCCTGGAGCTCATCAAGGACCTCGCAGCCCTGCACCCGGGCGTCAAGATCGTCGTCAGCTCAATGCATGATGAGATGCTCTTTGCCGCGCGTGCGCTGCGTGCCGGAGCCTGCGGCTACGTGAGCAAGGACAGCCCCGGCAACGCGCTGATGGACGCCATCGCCCGCGTGATCGACGGCGGTGTGTACGTGAGCGACAAGCTGGCGGCACATCTCGCGGCCTCCTTTGCCTCTCCGCGTCCGCGCGGCTCCTCGGAGTCTCCGCTGAAAAAACTCAGCGACCGCGAGTTCCAGGTCTTTGAGCTCTTTGGCCACGGCAAGACTGCCAAGGAGATCGCCGCACAGCTTCATCTCAGCCCCAAGACTGTTTCGGTGCACCGCGATCACATCAAAGAGAAGATGGGCTTTGTCACCAGTGCTGAAATGATCCGCCAGGCCGTGCGCTGGGTGGAGACGCAGCGTGAGGTGATCAAATGA
- a CDS encoding ATP-binding protein: protein MTFPPPLRFLIPALLLVLGLLSACLDYELDLRNDLERDFNDVTTQASATGTRLTSLLRQHLEAGDMKALNDSLSGWKHEVWLHLAAVVDAKGLVLASTAPQWVGRPAEASPAATAWRHSRKKIGVLMESGTVDGVDFMVQAAFPVEVKSQEQYWLLLVYNRANAVLHAHEDARKRMAWSASVIALMCLSLWATLHFGVARRLERLARYVREFGEGRAISFSGVEGRDEVHELSVAFGKMTQSLADRERERIELERAVIESAENERRRIGHELHDGIGQQLTAVLLAMNGLSEELQTKFPALAERAQQTSQSLRDTMAEVRGLSHGLAPVPLWEQGLELAMQALAETTTRSSGIRCVFECPEHIPEVDEATACNLYRIAQEAVNNALKHADSQEIRIGLECRDGTLALEVDDDGCGLPEGLAERGGLGFRIMQHRTEVMGGRMEYGAPPAGGTRIAVQIPLKS, encoded by the coding sequence GTGACTTTTCCCCCGCCACTACGTTTCCTCATCCCTGCCCTGCTGCTGGTCCTGGGGCTGCTCTCCGCATGCCTGGACTATGAGCTGGATCTGCGAAACGACCTGGAGCGCGATTTCAATGACGTGACCACCCAGGCCTCCGCCACCGGCACACGCCTGACGAGCCTGCTGCGCCAGCACCTGGAGGCCGGAGACATGAAGGCGCTGAATGACAGCCTCTCAGGCTGGAAGCACGAGGTCTGGCTGCACCTGGCGGCAGTGGTGGATGCCAAAGGCCTGGTGCTGGCCAGCACCGCCCCGCAGTGGGTGGGGCGCCCGGCAGAGGCGTCTCCCGCAGCCACCGCCTGGCGGCACTCGCGCAAGAAAATCGGCGTGCTGATGGAGTCCGGCACGGTGGATGGTGTGGACTTCATGGTGCAGGCGGCCTTTCCCGTCGAGGTGAAATCCCAGGAGCAGTACTGGCTGCTGCTGGTGTACAACCGCGCCAATGCCGTGCTGCATGCGCATGAGGATGCACGCAAGCGCATGGCGTGGTCCGCATCCGTGATCGCCCTCATGTGCCTCAGCCTGTGGGCCACGCTGCACTTTGGCGTGGCGCGGCGTCTGGAGCGGCTGGCACGGTATGTACGGGAGTTTGGGGAGGGGCGGGCCATCAGCTTCAGCGGGGTGGAGGGAAGAGACGAGGTGCACGAGCTCTCCGTGGCGTTTGGGAAAATGACGCAGAGCCTGGCAGACCGTGAGCGCGAGCGCATCGAGCTGGAGCGCGCCGTGATCGAGTCTGCGGAAAACGAGCGCCGCCGCATCGGGCATGAGCTGCATGACGGCATCGGCCAGCAGCTCACCGCCGTGCTCCTGGCCATGAATGGGCTGAGTGAAGAGCTGCAGACCAAATTTCCCGCCCTGGCTGAGCGTGCGCAGCAGACCAGCCAGAGCCTGCGCGACACCATGGCGGAGGTGCGCGGCCTCTCCCATGGACTGGCGCCCGTGCCCCTGTGGGAGCAGGGCCTGGAACTGGCGATGCAGGCGCTGGCAGAAACCACGACGCGCAGCTCCGGCATCCGCTGTGTGTTTGAGTGCCCCGAGCACATCCCTGAGGTGGATGAAGCCACCGCGTGCAATCTCTACCGCATCGCGCAAGAGGCGGTGAACAATGCCCTGAAACACGCCGACTCCCAGGAGATCCGCATCGGCCTGGAATGCCGCGACGGCACCCTGGCCCTGGAGGTGGACGACGACGGCTGCGGCCTGCCTGAAGGCCTGGCCGAGCGTGGCGGGCTGGGCTTTCGAATCATGCAGCACCGCACCGAAGTCATGGGCGGCAGGATGGAGTACGGCGCTCCTCCGGCTGGTGGCACACGTATCGCCGTACAAATACCGCTCAAATCATGA